The Tatumella ptyseos genome segment GTGTTTTGTAAGAAGTCACCAAATGCTTTACGTTGATCCGCATCTTTATCGCCACACGCAGTGAGTTGACACACCACCATCAGTAACGCAATTAACCCACCTACTTTTTTCATCATTTGTGAAAGTCCTGATGCCATTGATTACAACTCCTGTATTAAATCGGTTTGCAGCCTATGAGAGATCTCAAGCGCGTGATCAGTAGAATAGAGCAAACCGCGCTCAACGCCAACGGGGCAATATGAAAATTACAGGAATATTGCCAGCAAGTAGATGAACGCGAGCAAGAATTAATTCCGCTATCACCGGTATAACTTAAGAAATTTATATTCCCATAATCTTATTTTTGATGTTTTTCTTAATTTTTTGTGCTTTTTTCTTTTTTTTCGAACTCATTTTCATTCTAATACTCTCAGTCTTGTCCTGATAGATAGTCTATTTTTTTAAGTTGGGTGTAATGATTAAAGTTCGTACATTGAGTCAAACTCAAGTATCTCTCTTTCTCGCGATGTATGTGGGATGGTTTTTAAACAGTGTAATCTTTTACAGACATATCAAATTAGCCGTTCAGCAGCCCACTTTGCTGGCGTGGTGTACGATTCTCGCAGAGGTTTTCGCGACTTTTTTCGCGACTTTTTTAGTCCTACGGTTGACGTCCCTCGGGGGAAGGTGGTGTTTCAAAATCCTTTCCTCCGTCATCGTGCTGGTCTCAGTGGCCAGTGCTTATTATATGTTCATGTTCAACGTCATTATCGGTTATGGAATCATTGCTTCAGTGCTAACGACTACCGATACGGACCTCACGACTGAAGTAGTAGGAATATGGTTCTATCTTTGGCTGATTATTCTTGGGGCGCCGCCACTTTTCTTGATTTGGCTAAATGAGTGCCGCGCAAGTTTAGCAGCACAAACACGCCAAGCTAAGTCGGCTCTACTGAGTTGGGGAACGTTATGCTTAGCGGTGGCCTTAGCCTGGGTACCTATCCGCAGTCTCGATAAGGTCTATAAAAAGCAAGAACATCAAACTAATCGTGATATGCCAAGTTATGGTGGGACTGTTGCGCATACCTATTTGCCCGCAAACTGGTTATCTTCACTGGGTATTTTTACCTGGTCACGATTAAATGAAGATATCTTTTCTGAAGATCTCGTCGACCCCGCTGAGCGTTTTCACTACACGGCACCGAAAAGCCTCGATGACACCTACGTTGTTTTCGTCATCGGTGAGACGACACGTTGGGACCATATGGGGATTTTTGGATACGCTCGTGATACCACGCCAAACTTAGCCAAAGAGCCTAATTTAGCCGCGTTTAGAGGGGTATCTTGTGATACCGCAACTAAACTCTCTTTACGGTGCATGTTCGTGCGAGAAGGCGGTGCAGCCGATGATGCGGGACGTACACTTAAAGAGGAAAATGTTTTCTCAGTGCTCAGAGAGCTAGGGTTCACCTCCGAGCTCTATGCGATGCAGGGTGAGGTATGGTTCTACAGTAAAACCGATGCGAACAACATTGAGTTTCGCGAGCAAATTGGCTCAGAACCTCAGAACCGAGGGAAAACGGTTGATGATATGCTGTTGGTGCCTAAAGTCGCGCAATCAGTTAATCGCTTCCAAAAAGGGAAACATTTAATCATTTTACACACTAAAGGTTCCCATTACTTATATTCGCAGCGTTATCCGAGAAGTTTTGCCAAGTACACACCAGAATGTATTGGCAGTAACGATTTCTGCACTAAAGATCAGTTGATTAACGCTTATGATAACTCGGTGCGATATGTCGACCATACTCTAGCAGCGATTTATGATCAGCTTCGCGATAAGAAAGCCATAGTATTTTATGTGGCGGATCATGGTGAATCGATCAGTGATAACATGCATTTTCATGGCACGCCACGAGAAATGGCACCACCGGAGCAATTCCGCGTACCAATGATTGTTTGGGCCTCGAATCCTTTCCTAGAGGATAATGATAATAAGCAGCGTTTTAGCTTGTTACAACAGCAAGCGAAGGCCGGTGTTATGCATAAACACACCGAGATTTTCGATTCGTTAATGGGGTGCTTAGGCTATAGTTCTGATGATGGCGGTATAAAAGCAACAAACAACTGGTGTGACCACGCAACCTCTGAAGCTGCAATCAAGGCTGCTACTGCGCAGCATTAAGGCTTGATGAGTTTTTAGGCACTCGCCATCGAGGGACGTAAAAAGCGGTTGACGCTAAGCGGGTAGCGCAGTAATATGCGCCCCCATCGGCGAGTAGCGCAGCTTGGTAGCGCAACTGGTTTGGGACCAGTGGGTCGGAGGTTCGAATCCTCTCTCGCCGACCAAATTTAAGAAACCTGAACAATATGTTCAGGTTTTTTTTTGCGTAAAATTCGAGACGTCATACTAACCTGCTGGCAAAATATCAGACTAATCTCTACACACACCCATCACTTCGATAGAATTTTTTGTTATAAAAACTTAACACCAGAAAATATCCCTTCTTTTAGATAAGCAATCTGGAAAATAGAAACGTTTAGGTTGATACGACTTATACAATTTTCTTTAGAAGCGTAATCCACTTCTCATCTTCCAAAAGCTTTAGGCTTAACCGTACAAGAAATATTGACTTTATCCCCTCTCTTTCATCACATTGGGCTATCCAGCCGCAACATGGCTGAATAGCATCTCACTCGTTGGCGATGCGTAATAATAAAAATAATTCATCAAGCAGACTCTTTTGCTGACTTGTGCACACAACATTTGTAATTCATGGAGTGACAATGATTAAGACTCAGTCTCATCTTCGTAAGTTTTCCTCACTAGGTATTTTGACAGGTGCTTTACTAATAAGTGGGGGGGTCAGTGCAAAAACCTTAGTGTACTGCTCAGAAGCTTCACCTGAAGGCTTTAACCCCCAATTATTTACCAGCGGAACAACCTATGATGCGAGTTCTGTTCCCATTTATAACCGTTTAGTGGATTTCAAAGTCGGTACTACCGACATCCAACCATCATTGGCTGAACGCTGGGAGGTCAGTGCAGATGGTAAAACCTATACCTTCCATCTTCGCCCAGGAGTTAAGTGGCAAACGACGAAGGATTTTACTCCGAGCCGCACGCTGACCGCTGATGATGTGGTGTTTTCGTTTGAACGCCAGCTGGATAAAAACAATCCCTACCATAATGTTTCGGGGGGAAGTTACGAATACTTCGAAGGCATGGATATGCCTAAGTTAATTAAAAGTGTCGAGAAGGTAGACGACCTTACCGTTAAAATCACATTAACTCGTCCAGAAGCCCCTTTCTTAGCCGATTTAGGAATGGATTTTGCCTCCGTTCTATCTAAAGAATACGCAGATGCGATGTTGAAGGCTGGAACGCCGCAGAAAGTAGACCTCAATCCGGTCGGTACTGGGCCTTTTATTTTACAGCAGTATCAAAAAGACTCTCGTATCCTTTATAAAGCGAATCCAAATTATTGGGGACCTCATCCTAAAATTGATCGCTTAGTGTTTTCAATCACACCTGATGCATCAGTACGTTATGCAAAATTACAAAAGGGCGAGTGCCAAGTAATGGCTTTCCCTAATCCGGCTGATCTCGCCAGTATGAAACAAAATAAATCGATAAATTTATTACAGCAGCCTGGATTGAATGTTGGATATTTATCCTTTAATACTGAGAAAAAACCGCTAGATAATGTTCAAGTTCGCCAAGCATTGAATTATGCCGTCAACAAAGAAGCAATTATCAAAGCGGTTTATCAAGGTGCAGGCGAGGCGGCTAAGAACCTAATCCCGCCAACGATGTGGGGATATAATTCTGCCATCAAAGATTATGGGTATGATCCCGAAAAAGCCAAGGCGCTTCTAAAAGCGGCGGGGATGGAAAAAGGATTCACCATCGACCTCTGGGCAATGCCAGTACAACGCCCTTACAACCCTAATGCAAGACGTATGGCGGAGATGATCCAAGCCGACTGGGCTAAAGTTGGGGTTAAAGCCAATATCGTGACCTATGAATGGGGTGAATACCTTAAGAGAGCCAAGGCCGGCGAGCATCAAACTGTCATGATGGGCTGGACCGGCGACAATGGTGACCCAGATAATTTCTTTGCTACATTATTTAGCTGTGCGGCGGCGAAGGATGGGTCTAACTACTCTCGCTGGTGTTATAAGCCTTTTGAAGATCAAATTCAGCCGGCTCGCTCAGAAAGTGACCATCAAAAGCGTATTGCTTACTATCAACAAGCGCAAGTCATCATGCATGACCAAGCTCCCGCACTGATTATTGCCCACTCAACGGTTTATGAGCCAGTAAGTAATAAAGTGATTGGTTATCTTGTTGATCCTCTTGGTAAACATCACTTCGAAAATGTCGATTTAAAAGAATAATTATGATGATGCACCTGGTTACTTCATACCAGGTGCATGACTTTACGACAGGCTATTTTTGCAAGATGAGCGATAACCCAACGTTACGATTGGGATTTGAACGAGATTTTATATGCTGCAATTTTTATTTCGACGATTGGGTCTGCTAATTCCCACCTTTATCGGTATTACCTTACTCACGTTTGCTTTCGTACACCTTATTCCCGGTGATCCGATCATGATCATGGCGGGAGAGAGGGGAATCTCCCCTGAACGGCACGCGTTATTAATGCATCAACTTGGTCTAGACCTCCCGATATGGAAACAATATTTCAACTACATTCAGGGGGTAGTGCACGGTGATTTAGGGATTTCGCTAAGCAGCCGTACGCCAGTATGGAATGAGTTCGTGCCGCGTTTTCAAGCAACGCTAGAGCTAGGCATCTGTGCGATGTTATTCGCGATAATCGTTGGTATTCCTGTGGGGATCATCGCAGCGGTAAAACGCGGATCCATTTTTGACCACACTGCTGTAAGTATTTCCTTGGCCGGTTATTCCATGCCAATTTTTTGGTGGGGAATAATGTTAATTATGTTTGTTTCCGTAAAGCTCAATCTTCTCCCCGTTTCCGGTCGTATTAGCGATGTGGTGTTTTTAGATGACAGTAAACCTCTCACCGGATTTATGTTGATTGATACCTTACTGTGGGGCGAGCCAGGTGATTTTAAAGATGCTATCCAACACATCATCCTACCTGCCATTGTACTAGGGACCATCCCTCTGGCGGTAATTGTACGCATGACTCGTAGTGCGATGCTGGAGGTATTAGGTGAAGATTATATTCGGACGGCGAGAGCGAAAGGACTTACCCCATTACGCGTGATTTTAATCCATGCCTTACGCAATGCCCTATTACCCGTTATCACTATCATTGGATTACAGGTTGGCTCGTTATTGGCAGGGGCCATTCTCACTGAGACCATTTTCTCATGGCCGGGATTGGGCCGTTGGCTCATAGAGGCGCTACAACGTCGAGATTACCCCGTTGTGCAAGGGGGAGTATTGTTGGTCGCTATTCTAATTATCGCAGTAAATTTTATTGTCGATATTTTGTATGGGGTGATCAATCCCCGTATTAGACATAAGAAATAGGGGGCGTCTATGTCTATTCAAAAGACTCACAATAAGAATTTACCTACTCAGCCTCTGACCCCTCTTCAAGAGTTCCGCCTCTATTTTTGCCAAAATCGCGGCGCGCTAGTAGGGGCTATTTTTATCGGCATTATGCTTCTGGTGGCTATATTTGCCAATATTCTTGCGCCACATGGTCCAGCTGAACAGTTTCGTGATGCGCTTTTGCATCCACCGGTTTGGCAAGCAGGAGGTAGTTGGAAGTTTATCCTAGGTACCGATGATGTTGGGCGTGACATTCTTAGTCGGCTTATGTATGGAGCACGTTTATCTCTATTAGTCGGTTGCCTTGTCGTTATCCTCTCTCTCTTTTTCGGCGTCGTATTTGGCCTCATTGCAGGTTATTTTGGCGGGGCGATTGATGCGGCAATAATGCGTATCGTTGATATTATGTTGGCGTTACCGAGTTTATTACTGGCATTAGTGCTGGTAGCCATTTTTGGCCCATCGATTTGGAATGCCTCATTAGCCTTAACCTTCGTAGCCTTACCACACTACATTCGATTGACTCGTTCAGCGGTGCTCGTTGAAGTACAGAGGGATTACGTTATTGCTTCAGGTGTCGCAGGCGCAAGTGCTAGTCGGCAAATGTTTATTAATATTCTCCCCAACTGTTTAGCCCCACTAATAGTTCAAGCTTCACTAGGATTCTCTAATGCGATTTTAGACATGGCTGCATTAGGTTTCTTAGGGATGGGGGCTCAACCGCCTACCCCAGAGTGGGGGACGATGCTTTCCGATGTCTTGCAATACGCTGCCAGCGCTTGGTGGGTTGTGACTTTCCCAGGTCTTGTCATCCTGCTTACCGTCCTTGCCTTTAACTTGGTCGGTGATGGTTTGCGCGACGCGCTTGATCCAAAACTTAAACAATAAGAGGCATCGACATGGCATTATTAAACGTAAATAAGCTATCGGTGCAGTTTGGCGATCCTGCTTCACCTTTCAAAGCCGTAGACGGTATTAGTTATAAAATCGACGCAGGACAGGTCGTTGGAATTGTTGGGGAGTCGGGATCCGGTAAATCGGTAAGTTCTCTGGCCATCATGGGGTTGATTGATTTTCCAGGTAACGTTATCGCTGAAGATCTCCATTTTAGCGACAATGATTTGCTAAAAATCTCAGCAAAGCAGCGCCGTAAAATTGTTGGGTCTGATATTGCAATGATCTTTCAAGATCCGATGACCAGCTTAAACCCCTGTTTCACCGTCGGCTATCAAATCATGGAAGCGATTAAAGCCCACCAAGGTGGTAGTCGTCGTGCAAGGCGACAGCAAGCTATAACTCTCCTTGAAAGGGTAGGGATTCCTGATCCTGCTTCACGGCTGAATGTTTACCCCCATCAGCTTTCTGGAGGGATGAGCCAGCGAATCATGATAGCAATGGCTATCGCGTGTAAGCCCAAACTACTGATTGCCGATGAACCCACCACAGCACTCGATGTCACCATACAAGCGCAAATTATTGAACTGCTGCTTGCGCTGCAACAGCAAGAGAATATGGCGTTAATTCTCATTACTCATGATTTAGCATTGGTCGCGCAATCGGCCGATCAGATCATTGTTATGTATGCTGGCCAAGTTGTAGAAGTAGGCCGTGCCGCAGAAATATTCACGACCCCGCGCCACCCTTATACTCAAGCTCTTCTTAACGCTTTACCTGAATTCTCAACGGATAAAGCGAAGCTGGCATCATTACCGGGGGTTGTACCCGGAAAATATGATCGGCCGGAGGGCTGTTTATTAAGTCCACGCTGCCCCTATGTCACCGACACGTGTCGAGCTAAAGAGCCAGAGATAGATGAGTTCGAAGGTCGGCAAGTCAAATGCTATTACCCATTGAATACGTCAGGGAGACCAAGCTATGACGCATAACGTTGAACAGCCCTGGCTAATTGATGCGAGAGGTCTAAAAAAACATTATTCGGTTAAAAAAAGCCTATGGGGCAAACCTGCAAAGGTAAAAGCATTGGATGGTATAACCTTCACACTTGCTCGTGGCCAAACATTAGCAGTGGTAGGTGAGTCAGGCTGTGGTAAGTCCACGCTAGGACGTTTACTGACAATGATCGAGACGCCGACATCAGGCGAGCTTTACTGGAATGGCCAGAATCTCCTTGAAGCGGACCGACAGGCAGAAGCCTTGCGCCGAAAAAAAATTCAGATCATTTTCCAGAACCCTTATGCCTCGCTCAATCCGCGTAAGAAAATAAGTCAAATTCTGGAAGAACCTTTACTGATCAATACCGATCTGAACAAAGCACAGCGACGTGAAAAAGTTCTGGCAATCATGAGTAAGGTCGGACTTAAAGCGGAACATTATGATCGTTATCCGCATATGTTTTCGGGTGGGCAACGGCAACGTATTGCGATTGCTCGTGGTTTGATGTTGAATCCTGAAGTCCTTATTGCCGATGAACCTGTCTCCGCATTAGATGTTTCGGTTAGAGCCCAAGTGCTTAACCTAATGATGGAGCTCCAACAGGAACTGGGATTATCTTATATATTTATCTCTCACGATCTCTCTGTTGTTGAACATATTGCGGATGAGGTCATGGTAATGTACTTGGGGCGTTGTGTTGAAAAAGGGACGAAACAGTCAATTTTTACTCAGCCGAAGCATCCCTACACCCAGGCCTTACTTTCAGCTACGCCACGTTTAAACAGAGAGAGTCAACGAGAGCGCATTAAGTTAACGGGTGAGTTACCCAGTCCCTTGAACCCCCCTGCTGGCTGTGCTTTTGCTGCGCGCTGTCGCCATAGAATGCAGCAATGCGAGGAAAAATCGCCGCCCCTCAAGTCCTACGACGGTCAACAAGTGGCATGTTTTTACGTGGAGCAAGGTGAAACTATCATATAAGGATGTGTCATAAAGCAAGGATGCTGAGTGACTATTAATAATTTAAAAATATTTAAGCAAAATAGCCAGATTAATGGATAATTCCTGATAATTAAGGTAAAAGGCTGAGATATACTGGTTATTGAAAAGTTTCTGCAATTTGAAAAGGATGGCTCTCCATTGCGCGTGCACCGCTCACTAACAATCAAACAAATGGCGACAGTTTCTTCTGTGGTTGTGGTGGTTGTCTGTATATTTATTATCATTCAGCTATTTCATTTCGTTGGCCAGCGTCGTATTGAATATGCACAACAAATGGAAAATATTGCACATACCATTCGCCAACCTTTGTCGGATGCGGTCTTACGTGGAAATATCGAGGATGCCCAGCGTTTATTGAATTCACTTAAACCGGCCGGGGTGTTGGGTAAAGCAGAAATTACGCTGCCAGATGGTTTTCAAGCGTTACAAGTCGATTTTACGGATTACGATAGCGTACCGGTCGTCATCGCACGGTTATTTAATTTACCCGTTATTATATCCTTACCACTCTACTCGCCAGAACATACCAGTATACCTAAGCCTTTAGCCTATTTAGTGCTGGAAGCTGACTCAACCCGCGTTTATCAATTTATACGCTCTACGATAGGAACGATGGTTGTCACCTATCTATTGTTGGCATTAGTGCTCTCCATAGCAATCAGTTGGTTTATTAATCGTTTAGTGGTCTATCCGCTACGCCATGTTGCACGTTCTTTGCAGAGTCTGCCTTATTGCGGGGTAGATGTGGAAGTGCCCCTTCCAGCAGGGCATCGAGGAGACGAAATTGGTGTGTTAGTCCGGGGTATTAATCACCGGCAGCGAATGAGCGGAACTATTTATGAGCAACTTGAACAAGCGAAAACACATGATGCATTAACCCAGTTACCCACTCAGGCGCTGCTGCTGGGGTTGATGCAACAACATATGGTTTCCCAATCGAGCCACGTAGCGTTAATGGCTGTCAAAGTTGCCCCGCTAGATGGTCTTCTTAACTCCGAAAATCAGCGTGAAGTAAAGCGACTTTTCGCAAAGAAAATCAGCGAACTGGTCAATGAGGATATTGTGGTCGGGCAACTCGCGGATAATCAATTCATTCTCTTTTTCAAGTATGCGCCTGCACCCTTAGCATTGATGGGATATGCGGAGGCTTATATTGCAGCCTTAGTCGAGCCTTTTCATATCGATAACCTCTATTTACAAGCACAAGTACATATCGGCATTGCCTACTCATCCCCAGATAAGATGAGTGCTGAATCCCTTCTGGAATCTGGGTTAGCAGCGATGCAAAGTGCGGTAGCGAAAGGTTCGAATCAAGCACTCTTTTTCGATCAAGAAATGACTGAGATATCCCATCGACGTTTGGTTCAAATTAAAGAAATCCTAAAAGGGATCCAGCAGAAACAATACGCCCTGTTTCTCCAACCGCAAATTGATATGAAGACAGGTAAAATAAGCGGTGCTGAAGCGTTACTACGGGTTTGTCGCGATGATGGTCGTTATTCGCTACCCGAGAATTTTATTACCACAGCCGAAGAGATAGGGGTGATGCCGGAGATCGGGCGCTGGGTTTTCGAAGAAGCTTGTCGCATGTTGGCGAGTTGGCAAGAGAAAGGGATTAATCTTCCGCTGAGTGTCAACCTGTCTGCTGCACAGTTACGCGATAGCTCAACGGTTGAGTTTTTAAAGCAGTTGCTGACCGATTACCATATCCGACCAGGTACTTTGGTGCTGGAACTCACCGAAACGGCACAAATTACCAACACTGCCTGGGTAATGAAGGTACTTCGTCCTATTGAGCAAGCGGGCGTCTCGATGGTGCTCGATGACTTTGGGATGGGGTACTCAAATCTTCATTATCTGCATCAGTTCCGTTCCTTACCGGTACGCAGAATTAAGCTTGATCGCAGTTTTGTCTCAGAACTTCCGGTTGACGATAAAATGGTGCGGGTTATTGCGGCAATATCGAACATTATCAATGTTGACGTGGTTGCTGAAGGTGTGGAAACGGAAGTTCAGCGGGATTGGTTGCTTGAGCGAGGCATTCGTATTGCCCAAGGATATCTTTATTCACCGGCAATTCCTGAGGATGAGTTTATTGAGCGTTGGCTATCTTGATAGGTGGTTTTTCGTTTTAGACGTTTTTTTATCCGCTTACCCAGTTTTTTCGTTAAAAGATGTTTATAGCGGTGCCTGAGACTTGCCCTGAGAGCTGAGATTAGGATAATGGCAAAAGAACCACATTATTCTCTATTCGCCATCGAATATTTGGCGACTATTGTGGTCTTAAGATTAACTTTTCCTAATTTACTACTACTCTCAGAGGTCCTCATGCCGGGCATTAAATCACTGCTTTGGGTTAGCGGAGTGCTTTTATCAGCATTCAGCCTAACGGTCAAAGCAGAATCTTTACATCCTGATCCGGCTTGGCAACAAGGTCAGTTGAGTAATGGTTTTGGTTGGCAAGTACTGACTACCCCTCAGCGTCCTTCCGATCGTGTTGAATTACGACTTGTTATTAAGACAGGTTCGTTAAATGAAGGCCCGAATCAGAAAGGTTTTAGCCACCTTATCGCCCGCTTAGCGATGGTACATAATCTTGCCTTAACCCCTGAGCAGCAACGGACGCTTTGGCATGCTGATATGTCAAAGTCTGGTGCCTTACCGCCGGTCATTACGTCTTATGACTACACTCAATATAATCTTAGCTTACCCGTTAATCGCCCAGACCTGATCAAGTCAGCCTTAGAGTGGCTAGCGGCTACGGCTGGCACTATGCAAGTTACGCCGACAACGGTTGCGACAGCATTAGCCGCAACTGACCCCACTGCAACCTGGCCAGATAATACTCAAGATCAACTGTGGCGTTATCGTTTACAGAATTCGGCTCTCTTGACCCACGATCCCAGTGAGCAACCTAGTGCCATCACTAATTCACAGCCTCTCGCACAGTACTATCACCAATGGTATACCCCAGATGCTATGACTTTATATGTTGTGGGTAACCTAGAGAACCGCGCGATTGTTGAGCAGATCACTAAAACCTTTAGTGCATTAAAAGGGAAGCGTAAATTACCGACACCCGTACCGGTACTTTCCCCGTTATCAACCCAACCGACGAGTATGGTTGATAATTCTTTACATACTCCACGGCTGGTAATGAATTGGGATACGATGTGGCTACCGATTCAGGATTCGCAAAGTCTAGAGCACTACTGGCTTTCAGATTTAACCAGAGAAGCGCTGTATTGGCATCTGCAATCAGTAACCGAATCAAAGCAAACTGCGCTGGAGCCAGTTGACCTACAATGCCAAGTGCTATTTTCCCGTGCGCAATGTGGTTTGAAAATCGATGCGGAAGGTGAAGCATTAACCAAACAGTTGGCGGTAGTGGGTAATGAGATTGTTCGATTACGAGATCAAGGATTAACGCAAAGTGAATTTGATCAATTACTGACGAAACAAACAACTGAGCTAAGTGGTTTATTTGCCACCTATGCGCGTACTCCTACCGATATGTTAATGATGCAACGATTACGTTCTCAGCAAAATGGCATGGTTGATATAGCGCCTGAACAATATCAAAAGCTTCGCCAAGAGTTTTTAGCAAATCTGACGCTTGACGCGGTAAACCATGAATTGCGCCAGCAGCTTTCTCAACCTGCAAGCTTTGTTTTACTGCATCCGGAAAACACTTCAGGCCCGAGCGTTGAGCAGTTACAAGCGCAATATAATGATTTGGTTACCGAAGGTGAAGAGGGCGCAAGCGAGACTGCTGATGCAGCCTCTTCAGAGGGCCATTAATTGCGCCATAATACCTTAATGATGTGATACCCAAAGGCAGTCTTTACGGGTCCGTAAGGCGTTAACAGCGGACAGCTAAAGGCTGCCTTATCAAAGGCTGGTACCATCTGCCCGCGTCTAAACTCGCCAAGATCGCCGCCCTGTTTGCCTGAAGGGCAGGTAGAGTATTTCTTTGCCAAGGTTTGAAAATGAGCGCCTTGTTGTAAGTCCGCTAATAACTTTTCGGCTTGAGCTTTCTGTTTAACTAAGATGT includes the following:
- the eptB gene encoding kdo(2)-lipid A phosphoethanolamine 7''-transferase, with the protein product MIKVRTLSQTQVSLFLAMYVGWFLNSVIFYRHIKLAVQQPTLLAWCTILAEVFATFFATFLVLRLTSLGGRWCFKILSSVIVLVSVASAYYMFMFNVIIGYGIIASVLTTTDTDLTTEVVGIWFYLWLIILGAPPLFLIWLNECRASLAAQTRQAKSALLSWGTLCLAVALAWVPIRSLDKVYKKQEHQTNRDMPSYGGTVAHTYLPANWLSSLGIFTWSRLNEDIFSEDLVDPAERFHYTAPKSLDDTYVVFVIGETTRWDHMGIFGYARDTTPNLAKEPNLAAFRGVSCDTATKLSLRCMFVREGGAADDAGRTLKEENVFSVLRELGFTSELYAMQGEVWFYSKTDANNIEFREQIGSEPQNRGKTVDDMLLVPKVAQSVNRFQKGKHLIILHTKGSHYLYSQRYPRSFAKYTPECIGSNDFCTKDQLINAYDNSVRYVDHTLAAIYDQLRDKKAIVFYVADHGESISDNMHFHGTPREMAPPEQFRVPMIVWASNPFLEDNDNKQRFSLLQQQAKAGVMHKHTEIFDSLMGCLGYSSDDGGIKATNNWCDHATSEAAIKAATAQH
- the dppA gene encoding dipeptide ABC transporter periplasmic-binding protein DppA, giving the protein MTMIKTQSHLRKFSSLGILTGALLISGGVSAKTLVYCSEASPEGFNPQLFTSGTTYDASSVPIYNRLVDFKVGTTDIQPSLAERWEVSADGKTYTFHLRPGVKWQTTKDFTPSRTLTADDVVFSFERQLDKNNPYHNVSGGSYEYFEGMDMPKLIKSVEKVDDLTVKITLTRPEAPFLADLGMDFASVLSKEYADAMLKAGTPQKVDLNPVGTGPFILQQYQKDSRILYKANPNYWGPHPKIDRLVFSITPDASVRYAKLQKGECQVMAFPNPADLASMKQNKSINLLQQPGLNVGYLSFNTEKKPLDNVQVRQALNYAVNKEAIIKAVYQGAGEAAKNLIPPTMWGYNSAIKDYGYDPEKAKALLKAAGMEKGFTIDLWAMPVQRPYNPNARRMAEMIQADWAKVGVKANIVTYEWGEYLKRAKAGEHQTVMMGWTGDNGDPDNFFATLFSCAAAKDGSNYSRWCYKPFEDQIQPARSESDHQKRIAYYQQAQVIMHDQAPALIIAHSTVYEPVSNKVIGYLVDPLGKHHFENVDLKE
- the dppB gene encoding dipeptide ABC transporter permease DppB yields the protein MLQFLFRRLGLLIPTFIGITLLTFAFVHLIPGDPIMIMAGERGISPERHALLMHQLGLDLPIWKQYFNYIQGVVHGDLGISLSSRTPVWNEFVPRFQATLELGICAMLFAIIVGIPVGIIAAVKRGSIFDHTAVSISLAGYSMPIFWWGIMLIMFVSVKLNLLPVSGRISDVVFLDDSKPLTGFMLIDTLLWGEPGDFKDAIQHIILPAIVLGTIPLAVIVRMTRSAMLEVLGEDYIRTARAKGLTPLRVILIHALRNALLPVITIIGLQVGSLLAGAILTETIFSWPGLGRWLIEALQRRDYPVVQGGVLLVAILIIAVNFIVDILYGVINPRIRHKK
- the dppC gene encoding dipeptide ABC transporter permease DppC encodes the protein MSIQKTHNKNLPTQPLTPLQEFRLYFCQNRGALVGAIFIGIMLLVAIFANILAPHGPAEQFRDALLHPPVWQAGGSWKFILGTDDVGRDILSRLMYGARLSLLVGCLVVILSLFFGVVFGLIAGYFGGAIDAAIMRIVDIMLALPSLLLALVLVAIFGPSIWNASLALTFVALPHYIRLTRSAVLVEVQRDYVIASGVAGASASRQMFINILPNCLAPLIVQASLGFSNAILDMAALGFLGMGAQPPTPEWGTMLSDVLQYAASAWWVVTFPGLVILLTVLAFNLVGDGLRDALDPKLKQ
- the dppD gene encoding dipeptide ABC transporter ATP-binding protein; amino-acid sequence: MALLNVNKLSVQFGDPASPFKAVDGISYKIDAGQVVGIVGESGSGKSVSSLAIMGLIDFPGNVIAEDLHFSDNDLLKISAKQRRKIVGSDIAMIFQDPMTSLNPCFTVGYQIMEAIKAHQGGSRRARRQQAITLLERVGIPDPASRLNVYPHQLSGGMSQRIMIAMAIACKPKLLIADEPTTALDVTIQAQIIELLLALQQQENMALILITHDLALVAQSADQIIVMYAGQVVEVGRAAEIFTTPRHPYTQALLNALPEFSTDKAKLASLPGVVPGKYDRPEGCLLSPRCPYVTDTCRAKEPEIDEFEGRQVKCYYPLNTSGRPSYDA
- a CDS encoding peptide ABC transporter ATP-binding protein, yielding MTHNVEQPWLIDARGLKKHYSVKKSLWGKPAKVKALDGITFTLARGQTLAVVGESGCGKSTLGRLLTMIETPTSGELYWNGQNLLEADRQAEALRRKKIQIIFQNPYASLNPRKKISQILEEPLLINTDLNKAQRREKVLAIMSKVGLKAEHYDRYPHMFSGGQRQRIAIARGLMLNPEVLIADEPVSALDVSVRAQVLNLMMELQQELGLSYIFISHDLSVVEHIADEVMVMYLGRCVEKGTKQSIFTQPKHPYTQALLSATPRLNRESQRERIKLTGELPSPLNPPAGCAFAARCRHRMQQCEEKSPPLKSYDGQQVACFYVEQGETII
- a CDS encoding EAL domain-containing protein translates to MATVSSVVVVVVCIFIIIQLFHFVGQRRIEYAQQMENIAHTIRQPLSDAVLRGNIEDAQRLLNSLKPAGVLGKAEITLPDGFQALQVDFTDYDSVPVVIARLFNLPVIISLPLYSPEHTSIPKPLAYLVLEADSTRVYQFIRSTIGTMVVTYLLLALVLSIAISWFINRLVVYPLRHVARSLQSLPYCGVDVEVPLPAGHRGDEIGVLVRGINHRQRMSGTIYEQLEQAKTHDALTQLPTQALLLGLMQQHMVSQSSHVALMAVKVAPLDGLLNSENQREVKRLFAKKISELVNEDIVVGQLADNQFILFFKYAPAPLALMGYAEAYIAALVEPFHIDNLYLQAQVHIGIAYSSPDKMSAESLLESGLAAMQSAVAKGSNQALFFDQEMTEISHRRLVQIKEILKGIQQKQYALFLQPQIDMKTGKISGAEALLRVCRDDGRYSLPENFITTAEEIGVMPEIGRWVFEEACRMLASWQEKGINLPLSVNLSAAQLRDSSTVEFLKQLLTDYHIRPGTLVLELTETAQITNTAWVMKVLRPIEQAGVSMVLDDFGMGYSNLHYLHQFRSLPVRRIKLDRSFVSELPVDDKMVRVIAAISNIINVDVVAEGVETEVQRDWLLERGIRIAQGYLYSPAIPEDEFIERWLS